In the genome of Thermodesulfobacteriota bacterium, the window TTTAATAGGTTCTCTGCCCATTGCTATTGTGCTCATATTATTTGGTCACTGGTTCTTGTTATTTTTCTTTGGTCAGGATTTTGTTCATGGCGAAAAAGCACTTGCCATTTTAAGCGCCGGCCAGCTTATAAACGCTGCAATGGGATCGGTAGGTCTATTACTTATCATGACTGGCTACGAGCGTGATGCTGCTATGTGTGTTGGGATCAGTGCGGTACTGAATATCATACTTAACGCTTTTCTTATACCGAAGTGGGGATTGGAGGGTGCTGCCGCTGCTACGACAACTACGGTTATATTTTGGAATATCCTGTTAGCAATCTTGGTGTATAAGAGGCTTGGAATTCATTCCACAGCTCTCGGGGAGATGAGATTGTGGAAACAAGTATGAGAAAACCGGACTTTTTCATAGTAGGAGCCCCAAAGTGTGGCACTACTGCGATGCAGGATTATCTAGGCCAGCATCCGGACATCTTTATGCCTGAGGCGAAGCCACCTCTTTTTCGTGGCAAAGAACTCCATTTCTTCGGGAGTGACCTTAAGGCTAATCGCAAAATGCTTACGAAAGAAGAATATTTCTCCTATTTCCGAGAGGCAAAATATGAGAAGCGAGTTGGTGAGGCAACCGTGTGGTATTTGTACTCTAAGCGTGCGGCTTATGAAATTAAAGCGTTCGATCCCTCTTCGAAAATTATCATTATGCTCAGAAACCCCGTGGAGATGCTATATTCTTACCATTCCCAACTAGTTTATAACGGTGATGAGCATATTGAAGATTTGAGGGCCGCCTTGGATGCAGAACTAGATAGAAAGCGGGGGTTACTTGGTCCGAGACAAGGTTTAATTCCCATTGAACGTTTTTATTATAGAGAAGTTGTGCGATATCCTGAACAAGTTAAGAGATATTTTGATGTTTTTGGCAGGGAGAATGTTCATATTATTATCTTCGACGACTTTATAACCGATAAAAATAGAGTTTATAGGGAAACTCTTCGCTTTTTAGATGTTGATGAAGATTTCGGACCGTCTTTTAAAGTTATCAACCCCAATAAAGAGGTAAGAAGCAGGTTCTTGAGAGATTTACTGAGAAGTCCACCACAAGTCGCTCAATCGGTTGCTAAGTTTTTGATACCTACAAAGTGGCATCAAGGCTTTATCGAAGTGCTCAGTAGGTATAATACTAAGTATAAGTCCCACGAGACCATCAATTCCGAATTAAGGAAACAACTACAAGCTGAGTTTGCGTCAGAAGTTGAGGAACTTAGTGAGCTAATGGGAAGAGATCTTACCCATTGGAATAAATGACGATAAACTTTTTTGAGAATACAGTCTTGATGAGCGGCGTATGATTCATACGTATTTTGGATAAGAATTTATCATTATGATCGTCGAAATTTAAAATGTATAAGCGTTCCCTATTTAGTCTTGCGATTATAATACCTATTACTATCTATGGTCGCCCAATACAGGTGACTTCTAATTAACTAAAATGTAACGAGGTATATTATCATGTCTTAAAAAAGTGACTGATAATTTTTAAATCAATGGTTGAAAAATCATGATGCTAATAAGAACTATTCCCATAAAGGATTTTGTGGACTTAACCAAAATTAAGTTAATTCTTTCGGTGCGGCCTTACACGCAGATAACTTATCCAAGATTATCTAAACTCTATGAGAAGGCTACATGGATAGAGAGAAAAGAAATTGATGGTAGTTTTGTGGAATGTGGTGTCTGTAACGGTGGAAGTGCCGGGTTAATTGCCTCGGTGGCTAAACGTAACAAGAATAGACACATTTGGCTATTCGATTCCTGGGAAGGTTTACCAGCGCCATCCCAAAAGGATGTCTCGTATCTTGGGACAAAGGGTCAAAAAGGTATGGCTTTGGGTTATGAAGATAAGGTTCGACAGTTATTGTTTAATAAGCTTAAGTTGGAGAATAAGAATATCCATCTTGTAAAAGGTTGGTTTAACGAAGCCATTCCTCCGCGTAAAACAGAAATCGGCGGTATTGCGCTTTTGCATTTGGACTGCGACTGGTATGAATCAGTAAAATTCTGTTTGGAAGAGTTATGTGATAGTGTAGTAAACGGTGGCTTTATTTTCATAGATGATTATGGACACTGGGAGGGATGTAGGAGAGCTGTCGATGAGTTTATCGAAGGGAGAAATTTAAAGATAAAGTTAATTAAAATTGACTATACCGGTGTTTATTTTCAAAAATAAGCGGGATTAATGAATATGAAATATGGGTTTATTGAACATAAAGATGGGAAACTCGTAATTGATAAAACGAAGACGATGTCAATTCTAGCCAATAGACTTTTTTTAGAGGCGATGAAAGAAGTAGTAAATTATGCTAAAGGGGAATTGCTAGATGTTGGTTGTGGACAATCTCCGTTTTACCCATTATTTTTACAAAGAACTAGTGGGTATGTTAAGACGGATATGCTGACTTCTCCTGGAAAACCGGACATATTCTCAGACATTATTGCTCTTCCGTTTAAAGATGAATCCTTTGATACTATTCTTTGCACTCACGTTTTAGAACATGTTTATGATCCATTCTGCGCTTTCCATGAAATGAAGCGCGCCCTTCGGCGCGGAGGAGTCATCATAATAGGGACTCCACTTATTTACTGGATACATGAAGCTCCTGTTGATTACCTAAGATATACAAAATATTTTTACCAAAAAATAGCTAAAATGTATGACTTTGAAATCACTTACCTGAAGGAAGTTGGTGGAATTATGAGCGTCCTTGTTGATATGTTATCTAAGGGAATAATTCTTTTCTCGTTGAAAAGTAGATACCTGAGTTTTTTTAAATACATCTCTTTCCTTTTGCAGGATATAGGATGGGTTATTATTGATAAAATTTTGAGAAGGGATTTTGCAATTCCCATAATGAACTTGGGTTACGTTGTAGCTTTTCGAAAAAGATAATCGGTTTGAAAGACTTTTCTCATAAGTACGAATAGTGGATAAGAAATATTAAGTTATAGAGATAAAATGCATTATCGGCCTAAAATTTATTGGGAAGAAAGACTTAGACAAAGTTTTTCATTAAAAAACACGGGTCACATTGGTTTTACCTTACTTTATAACAATTGGTCATATAAAGCAAAAGTTAGAGTCCTTCAAAAAGTATTAAGCAATTTAAAGATAAATTGTGAGGGTAAAAGTGTCTTAGATATTGGATGTGGAACAGGCTTTTGGATCGAATTTTACAAATCTCAGGGAGCAACCTCGCTTGTTGGAGTTGATATTACCAATATAAGTATCGAAAAACTAAGAGAGAAATTTCCGGAGCTTGAGTTTAATGAGCTGGATATAGGAGAGGATGAGATAAACTTGAACGGAAGATTCGATATAATAAATGTTTTTGATGTCTTATATCATATAAGAGATAATCTGAAATTTGAGAAAGCGATTTCTAATATCGCAAAATTATCTAAACAAGGTTCTTATATATTCATAACAGATTCATTGATCGACAAGTCTGAAGCGGAGTACGTTACCTTTAGGAGTTTAGCTACATACAAAGAGCAATTCAAAAGAAATAGGTTAAGGTTTATCGAAGTTGCGCCACTTTTTTATCTGTTGAACCGACCTTATCCATGTCTTTTACAGGTGATTAAATTTGGTCTTATTAAAACCAAATTTAATATAGATCACATAATGGCTCCTATGCTTTATTACCTGGATAAGGTTTTTTTATCACTTAAAAGATCGAATCTTAAGCTGATTGTTTGTGTGAAAGAATGAGAATAGCTTTATTTCTTACAAACTTTCCTATGCTCTCCGAAACCTTCATCCTAAACCAGATAACAGGGCTCATAAATTTGGGAATTAACTTTGATATTTACGCTTCGACTAATCCCCATGAGGAAAAGGTCCATCGTCAGGTAGAGGAGTATAACTTGCTAGAAAGAGTAAGTTATTCGGATTCAATCACCCCGGTATATAAGAGATTAACAAAAGGCGTCAAAATAGTTTTAAAGAATTTTTGCAAAAGTCCTTTAGCATACTCCGAAGCAATGAAAAGCAAATCGCTTAGAGACATATTTTACGTGAATGACTTCACGCTCAATAAGTCAAGAAAATCTTATGACTTGATACATGCCCACTACGGCTCTAATGGACGTATAGCGGCAATCTTAAAGAAATCGGGTGTATTTAAGGGGAAGCTTATTACTACCTTTCACGGATACGATTTCAGCAAATTAATAAATGAAAGAGGGATTCAGACTTACAAGGATCTTTTTAGAGTGGGAGACCTTTTTACTGCTAATACGAATTTTACCAAAGAGAGATTAATTGAATTGGGATGTTCCAAGGCTAGAGTTGTCAAGCTGCCCGTAGGTATAGAAATAAAATTGTTTAATTATAGAGAAAGGTACTTAGGGGAGGTGGACATAGTTAAACTTTTGACAGTGGGGCGAATGGTCGAGAAAAAGGGGCTGGAATACGCGATTAAGGCTGTCGCTAGGGTAGCTCAGAAGTATCCAAATATTGAATATAATATAGTAGGTGATGGTTTATTAAGACAGAGGCTTGAAAACTTGATTAAGGAACTGGGGATAAGCGATAAGGTCAATCTTTTAGGCTGGAAGACACAAGAAGAATTGCGAAAGCTGTTTCAAGATGCGCACATTTTTATATTATCTAGTGTAAAGTCAACCGATGGAGATATGGAGGGGCAGGGATTGGTTCTTCAAGAAGCTCAAGCAGTGGGGATCCCTGTTTTATCTACGCTTCATAATGGAATTCCTGAAGGGGTTATAGATGGTAAGTCCGGTTTCCTTGTCCCAGAGAGGGATGTGGATGCATTAACCGACAGGCTACAATACCTAGTCGAACATCGTGAACTATGGCCGGAAATGGGACGATGCGGTCGAAAGTTGGTAGAAGAGAAATATGATATCAAGATGTTAAATTCTAAATTAGTAAGGATCTACGATGCATTATTAACTGAGAATACGGCTCTTTTAGAAGAGCTTCGGGAGTTGCAATAGGATTATTATACTTGACCCATTGCAGATGAGCTATGAGGACTTCTTTCTTTGCTAAATTTTTATGTAAATCACGGATCTACGTCTGCTGCGCTTCTAGTATTGTTTCATGTAACTTATTACCTAATCTTTCCCAAGAATAATCGTCAACATATTGTAGGTTGAAATTACGATCTAGATTTTTATTTTTCCAAAGATTGTGGAAATGTATTAAGGAATCTTTAATCATTTGAGGGTTATTTTGTACTGTGATTCCTCTGTTAAGTTTTTCCACGAGTTTTGATGCCAGATCAGCCTCGTCATTTTTTATTGATAGAATGGGCCTTTTAGCTGCTATGTACTCATAAATTTTCCCTGGGACTTGGACTCTGCCTCTATGTCCAATTAAAAGAAGTAATGAGGCTCCCTTTTGGAGTGCGATGGCTCTTTGGTGTTGAACAAAGCCAACAAAGCGAACGATTTCGGAAAGGCCATTATTTTTTACGTAGCTCTTACAATCATCATCAACCAAATTGGCGGTGATAACTATTTCTACATCCTTCCATATTTGTTTTAACTGTTTAAGTGCGTCAAAGAATACGATTGGTTCATTAGCTTTATAGAATTTACCCGTGTGGACAATCCTGAATTTACTTGTGGTTTCAGGTGCGACCTCATTGTATTCCTCCGGAGAAAACCCCTGTGAAATTACTTTAATATTTTCGTTTCTGAGAAATGGATACAAACTCAAGTAATGATCCTTGGTCTCTTGTGTTGTAACAATTAGTCTATTTGCCGATTTAAGAATCTTGGACTCTATTTTTTCATCAGTCCATGAACGCCATTTTGGCATTGGTAATATTGGATTGTTTACCCAAGGATCACCATAATCTGCAATCCAAGATATATCTCCGTTAAACTGTTTTAGAATGAAACCTAGAATATGGCAGGTAAAAGGAAAACCTGAAGAAATGATGAAATCATAGCTACCTTCTTTCTTGAGTGCATATCCTTTTAACAATGCGAATGGTAGCCAGATTACTGCTTCGTCTGGTATAAACAAGTATCTTAATCCATTCTCATAAAGATTAAATAAAAGTCTTCCCATTCCTTGTCGCATTGACTCATATGAGCGAAATAGAGCGCTTCTACTGTCTCCGCTAGTTTTGCTCAAGAGAAAGCTCGAGAGATGGTGCATGATTCCGGGATAAGTTCTGAATATCCTGACTTCATCCGGTATGTTTTCTAAAAGCTCGGGGTCGTGGTTGGGGTGGTTCTGAGAGGTGCGGATAGTGAGAACATCAATTTCCCAGCCTTTTGAAGAAAGCTGCTTTACAAATTCTTTCCATCTGTAGCTTCGGGGTGTGCCTATCGGTGGGAAATAATAAGTGCATAAAAGAATTCTCCCTCTCATGTCATTAACTGGAAGAGGCCTTTTTCTGAATTATAGAGGACGGATTCGAGTTAAATCCAAGAATATCTGCGATTGCCTTTTCAAATTGTTTTTGGCTGTCTTTTAGGTTGTATTTCTTGGCTGTTTCATAACCGTTTTTTCGCAATTTTTCTCTCAGCACCCCATCTCTGAGTATGGTCTCAAGCTTTTCTTTTAAATTGTCAGTATCTTCAACATCTGTTACAAGGGCATTATCCGCATTTCTCACGTAGGGAACAGCTCGAGTTGTGACAACCGGACACCCGCAAGCCATTGCCTCTAGTGGCATAAGGGGAAATCCCTCATGTCGAGTTGGATAAAAAAATACGTCGGCAGCGGTAAGTATCTTCCTGAGCTCTTGAATTCCGAGCCAGCCAAAGTTCTTAACTTTGGTATTCATAATTTCGTTTTCCAATGTTTCGCCGCAGGCCCAAACCTCTATCTTTGTTTTCAAATCATAACTTAGTTTATTTATGACCTTTACTACAATATCAAGTCCCTTTCTGTAATCTTTCCTGGAAAGCACAATTACTGCTTTCCTATTTCCTTTTATTATTGATAACTTCTCGTCGGGATCGGGATAGAATGTCTCCAAGTCTATTCCATTCTCAACAAGTGTTGCACTGGCTTTGTATTTTTCTATTAGCTCTCGCACAAGCTCATTGGATACAGCTATTACCTTTATCCTCATAAGACTTAGACAGTAGAAGTAGAGGTTCCTTATAAGAAACCTTTTAAGTGAGTTCCTGTAATAAGATTCATCATAATCTTGAGCGAAGTATATGAGCCTGGAGCGGTTTCTAATCGACAATAATGATGCTAAGGGAATTATATCTACGATTATGGCATCTGAGTGAAATTTTTTCACTAAAGAATGAATAATAGTTCCGAGTTTTGTGGGAAAAGGAATCTTTGTCAGTTTTATTTGTGGATGTAGTGTAAAGACCGTATTAATTGTGTTGTACCATAGGATAACTTTGTATCCCCGTTCAGCCAGAAAGTTTGCATATTGCACGACCATTTTGTCTCCGCCTCTGCTAAAAAGGGAATGTCTATAAAAGAGAATGTTCACTGATCTTATACTAATATTTTTTGATAATTAACTTTATGAAAGTTTAACTTTTTTCTACCTGTTAAACAATTAGAATGTATATTGCTCGGATTTGTTTTAATAAAAAGTCTGCGCCAAATACTTTGACTGAGTAGATTGACCAAGACTTGCCATTAAATATTTCATATTTAAAAACGATCTAATTTTGCATCATTTCAGGTGTTCTCTTTGACTTCAAGAAGGGAATCTCTAAACGTAACTTTAATTAGCTGATTTTTTCCCTCTTACCCACAGTAATTGTGGTTTGGTGCATGGCATGTTGCTTTTTTCAAAGAAGTAATGATAAAAGTCTCTCTCTGGACCTCTTGGAGCCAGTCTATATGAGGTCAATTGGAAACGATTAAGCAAACTTTGCTTTATTCTTTCCTCAGACAATAATTGGGGCTCTGTGAATGTAGGAGGTTCTCCGAGATTGAATGATGCAATCAATTCACCACCTTTCGCAATAATTCTAAAGATTTCACAGCACATTTTTTCGAAATCGGACACATGATCCAAGGCGTTTAGCGTGAACAATACATCGACGTAGTCTGAAGGTAGAGGAATTTGTTTCTCTGTGGAGCATACATAACACATATCGTGCGAGGCTATATTAAAGCTTGTGTACTTTTCCGATAGCACATCAATACCGATTCGAAGCCTTGCATTCTTCGCCCAGCATAGGCTACCTCTAGGCCCACAGCCGAAGTCGGCTACAATTTTATCCTGTAGAAAGGATGCGTCTGCCTCGCCAGCCATCCCAAGCATCAAGCGTTCGTAAAATGAGTTTTCGAACACACCCCCTCCCTGTTCCCAACGAGTTTGCCAGTAATGCAACTCCGCCATGTGTTTTGCTTTTGTAGGTACATAAATCTTTGCTATTCTGCCGATGAATGGTCGTACAGACTTTGGTATGCGATTTATAAAATCCATAATATACACTTGTTATTATGGGTCATCTTACATACTTACCCGAAGCTAAATCATATCGTAAAACTTAAGTTGATAACTATAGATAAAATATCGAACATAGTTAAAAGTTACTAATAGGGGCAACTCATAGCAAAATCTTTAGAATTTTGTTAGAAATCCGGAATCTTTCGATTCCCTGCGATGGATTTGATTCAATTCGTTGCTAATCATTCGGCTACATTACAGAAAATTTAATATTAGGTGTGTTTGAGAATCAAAGAAGCATGAAATCAATATTTTTCATCTCATCAATGATGCTGTTTCCACTTCGGTGGAGTACCTTTTTAACCCAGAGTATATTCCGTCAGCAATTTCGTTGACATAACTCTGGCTTCTTAATCTCTTTTCTTCCCGCGGATTAGTGATGAATGATGATTCTACGAGGATGCTGGGTATATCAGCTCCAATTAAAACAATGAAAGGTGCTTTCTTCACGCCTTTATTGTTAACTGGTCTGTAGTTATTTGATATATTTGAAACTACAGATGTTTGAACATGACTCGCCAGTCGTTTTGACTCTTCAATCTTTGAACTGAGGATATATTTTTGAATAATATCCTTTAAGTCGCTGAGTCCCCTTGTTGTTGTGGCATTTTCCCTGGCGGCCACAGCGAGCGCGTCTGGATCCTTTGTGAAGCTCAAAATATATGTCTCAATTCCATATGCATTCTTATTTTTTGCAGCGTTACAGTGAATAGAAACGAATAGGTCGGCGTTTAGCTTCTTGGCGATTGCCGTTCTTTCTTCTAATGGAATAAAGCGGTCATCATTTCGAGTCAGAATAACTCTTGTTATACCTATATTTTGACCATCCTGCTCGATATTTGACTTTAAGGCTTTTGCTATCTTTAAATTTACATCCTTTTCCTTGAGTCCGGTAGGACCTAATGCTCCCGCATCATGTCCTCCATGTCCGGGGTCGATCACGACTGTTTTAACCTTGAGGCCTAGGGCTCCCC includes:
- a CDS encoding sulfotransferase, coding for METSMRKPDFFIVGAPKCGTTAMQDYLGQHPDIFMPEAKPPLFRGKELHFFGSDLKANRKMLTKEEYFSYFREAKYEKRVGEATVWYLYSKRAAYEIKAFDPSSKIIIMLRNPVEMLYSYHSQLVYNGDEHIEDLRAALDAELDRKRGLLGPRQGLIPIERFYYREVVRYPEQVKRYFDVFGRENVHIIIFDDFITDKNRVYRETLRFLDVDEDFGPSFKVINPNKEVRSRFLRDLLRSPPQVAQSVAKFLIPTKWHQGFIEVLSRYNTKYKSHETINSELRKQLQAEFASEVEELSELMGRDLTHWNK
- a CDS encoding TylF/MycF/NovP-related O-methyltransferase; the encoded protein is MMLIRTIPIKDFVDLTKIKLILSVRPYTQITYPRLSKLYEKATWIERKEIDGSFVECGVCNGGSAGLIASVAKRNKNRHIWLFDSWEGLPAPSQKDVSYLGTKGQKGMALGYEDKVRQLLFNKLKLENKNIHLVKGWFNEAIPPRKTEIGGIALLHLDCDWYESVKFCLEELCDSVVNGGFIFIDDYGHWEGCRRAVDEFIEGRNLKIKLIKIDYTGVYFQK
- a CDS encoding class I SAM-dependent methyltransferase, translating into MKYGFIEHKDGKLVIDKTKTMSILANRLFLEAMKEVVNYAKGELLDVGCGQSPFYPLFLQRTSGYVKTDMLTSPGKPDIFSDIIALPFKDESFDTILCTHVLEHVYDPFCAFHEMKRALRRGGVIIIGTPLIYWIHEAPVDYLRYTKYFYQKIAKMYDFEITYLKEVGGIMSVLVDMLSKGIILFSLKSRYLSFFKYISFLLQDIGWVIIDKILRRDFAIPIMNLGYVVAFRKR
- a CDS encoding class I SAM-dependent methyltransferase, which produces MHYRPKIYWEERLRQSFSLKNTGHIGFTLLYNNWSYKAKVRVLQKVLSNLKINCEGKSVLDIGCGTGFWIEFYKSQGATSLVGVDITNISIEKLREKFPELEFNELDIGEDEINLNGRFDIINVFDVLYHIRDNLKFEKAISNIAKLSKQGSYIFITDSLIDKSEAEYVTFRSLATYKEQFKRNRLRFIEVAPLFYLLNRPYPCLLQVIKFGLIKTKFNIDHIMAPMLYYLDKVFLSLKRSNLKLIVCVKE
- a CDS encoding glycosyltransferase, producing the protein MRIALFLTNFPMLSETFILNQITGLINLGINFDIYASTNPHEEKVHRQVEEYNLLERVSYSDSITPVYKRLTKGVKIVLKNFCKSPLAYSEAMKSKSLRDIFYVNDFTLNKSRKSYDLIHAHYGSNGRIAAILKKSGVFKGKLITTFHGYDFSKLINERGIQTYKDLFRVGDLFTANTNFTKERLIELGCSKARVVKLPVGIEIKLFNYRERYLGEVDIVKLLTVGRMVEKKGLEYAIKAVARVAQKYPNIEYNIVGDGLLRQRLENLIKELGISDKVNLLGWKTQEELRKLFQDAHIFILSSVKSTDGDMEGQGLVLQEAQAVGIPVLSTLHNGIPEGVIDGKSGFLVPERDVDALTDRLQYLVEHRELWPEMGRCGRKLVEEKYDIKMLNSKLVRIYDALLTENTALLEELRELQ
- a CDS encoding glycosyltransferase, which translates into the protein MRGRILLCTYYFPPIGTPRSYRWKEFVKQLSSKGWEIDVLTIRTSQNHPNHDPELLENIPDEVRIFRTYPGIMHHLSSFLLSKTSGDSRSALFRSYESMRQGMGRLLFNLYENGLRYLFIPDEAVIWLPFALLKGYALKKEGSYDFIISSGFPFTCHILGFILKQFNGDISWIADYGDPWVNNPILPMPKWRSWTDEKIESKILKSANRLIVTTQETKDHYLSLYPFLRNENIKVISQGFSPEEYNEVAPETTSKFRIVHTGKFYKANEPIVFFDALKQLKQIWKDVEIVITANLVDDDCKSYVKNNGLSEIVRFVGFVQHQRAIALQKGASLLLLIGHRGRVQVPGKIYEYIAAKRPILSIKNDEADLASKLVEKLNRGITVQNNPQMIKDSLIHFHNLWKNKNLDRNFNLQYVDDYSWERLGNKLHETILEAQQT
- a CDS encoding glycosyltransferase family 4 protein → MVVQYANFLAERGYKVILWYNTINTVFTLHPQIKLTKIPFPTKLGTIIHSLVKKFHSDAIIVDIIPLASLLSIRNRSRLIYFAQDYDESYYRNSLKRFLIRNLYFYCLSLMRIKVIAVSNELVRELIEKYKASATLVENGIDLETFYPDPDEKLSIIKGNRKAVIVLSRKDYRKGLDIVVKVINKLSYDLKTKIEVWACGETLENEIMNTKVKNFGWLGIQELRKILTAADVFFYPTRHEGFPLMPLEAMACGCPVVTTRAVPYVRNADNALVTDVEDTDNLKEKLETILRDGVLREKLRKNGYETAKKYNLKDSQKQFEKAIADILGFNSNPSSIIQKKASSS
- a CDS encoding methyltransferase domain-containing protein, translated to MDFINRIPKSVRPFIGRIAKIYVPTKAKHMAELHYWQTRWEQGGGVFENSFYERLMLGMAGEADASFLQDKIVADFGCGPRGSLCWAKNARLRIGIDVLSEKYTSFNIASHDMCYVCSTEKQIPLPSDYVDVLFTLNALDHVSDFEKMCCEIFRIIAKGGELIASFNLGEPPTFTEPQLLSEERIKQSLLNRFQLTSYRLAPRGPERDFYHYFFEKSNMPCTKPQLLWVRGKKSAN